A section of the Malus sylvestris chromosome 17, drMalSylv7.2, whole genome shotgun sequence genome encodes:
- the LOC126609762 gene encoding uncharacterized protein LOC126609762 isoform X10: MDKDWLTFSRPSTEYREGAQKFVQVAKEYGGNRDKIICPCIICQNQCFQLPAIVYEHLVINGIDPSYTTWVFHCEQEPILQQHDYANVTETYQMYRDVLAEDDGTGKANLLIGDENFKQKVEEAEAPLYEGCTKYTKLSATVVLYKIKASNGATDKLFDELLQALKDMFPEGNTLPNSMNSTKKLLKVFDLGFEKIDACVNDCCLFWKDFEQLETCPKCGSSRWQVGKRNNHIYKGVSAKVLRYFPIIPRFKRMFKDDDMAKDLTWHHTNKSQDGKMRHPVDSPAWESIDTRYPDFASDPRNLRLGLATDGFNPFRQLTSRYSCWPVILVTYNLPPWLAMSKENLMLTLIIPGKKQPGNDIDVYLQPLIEDLCVLWNEGVGVFDATTNSTFNLRAILMWTISDYPAYGNLAGCFTKGRFACVACGANTRSLRLPFSKKHVYTGNRRFLPPSHEFRKKGKWFDGNDDIGQKPRVLTGEEVLYASEAAGRDWGKKSTTQKGTKRKMSVKKGVQTTGSDPINIWKKKSIFFDLPYWKKLCLRHNLDIMRIEKNVCESIVGTLLHIKGKSKDGLNCRKDLKELGIRHDLCITEEKGKKTKLPPALHNFSKAEKHIFCKRLFDMKAEIKTPCKTNVGQPSPVTPRPSEQLGGTEGLPSFRSPKKVEIKSPYPTLVGQPSPVTPRP; encoded by the exons ATGGACAAAGATTGGCTAACATTTTCGAG ACCATCAACAGAATACAGAGAGGGTGCACAAAAGTTTGTACAAGTAGCTAAAGAATATGGAGGAAATCGAGATAAGATCATTTGCCCGTGTATAATATGTCAAAACCAATGTTTTCAACTACCTGCGATTGTGTATGAACACTTGGTTATAAATGGAATAGATCCTTCATATACTACTTGGGTGTTCCATTGTGAACAAGAACCTATTCTTCAACAACATGACTATGCCAACGTGACAGAAACATATCAGATGTATAGGGATGTCTTGGCTGAAGATGATGGAACTGGAAAAGCAAACTTGCTAATTGGAGAtgagaatttcaaacaaaaggtTGAAGAAGCTGAAGCTCCTTTATATGAAGGTTGTACGAAATACACAAAGTTGTCAGCAACTGTAGTTTTATACAAGATTAAAGCTTCAAATGGTGCAACCGACAAGCTTTTTGACGAGCTCCTCCAAGCCTTAAAGGACATGTTTCCGGAAGGTAATACACTTCCGAATTCAATGAATTCGACAAAGAAGTTACTTAAGGTGTTTGATTTAGGGTTCGAGAAAATAGATGCATGTGTAAATGATTGCTGCTTATTTTGGAAAGACTTTGAACAACTTGAGACGTGTCCAAAGTGTGGTTCTTCACGTTGGCAGGTTGGTAAACGTAATAATCACATTTACAAAGGAGTTTCTGCAAAGGTGTTGCGCTACTTTCCTATTATACCAAGATTTAAGCGAATGTTTAAGGATGATGACATGGCCAAAGACTTAACATGGCATCATACCAACAAAAGTCAGGATGGTAAGATGCGACATCCAGTTGATTCGCCAGCATGGGAGTCTATTGACACTAGATATCCTGATTTTGCCTCAGATCCACGAAACTTGAGACTTGGTTTAGCTACAGATGGATTTAACCCATTCCGCCAGCTAACCTCTAGATATAGTTGTTGGCCAGTTATATTAGTTACATACAATCTTCCTCCATGGTTAGCCATGTCGAAAGAGAATTTGATGTTGACGTTAATAATTCCTGGGAAGAAACAACCCGGAAATGATATTGATGTTTACTTGCAACCACTCATAGAAGATTTATGTGTGTTATGGAATGAAGGAGTGGGTGTATTTGATGCAACTACAAATTCTACTTTCAATTTGAGGGCTATTTTGATGTGGACAATCAGTGATTATCCCGCTTATGGTAACTTGGCTGGATGTTTTACAAAGGGCAGGTTTGCTTGTGTGGCATGTGGTGCTAACACGCGATCTTTGAGGTTGCCGTTTAGTAAGAAGCATGTATATACCGGCAATAGAAGATTTCTTCCACCTTCTCATGAGTTTCGCAAGAAGGGTAAATGGTTTGATGGGAATGATGATATTGGGCAAAAACCAAGGGTATTGACAGGTGAAGAAGTTTTATATGCTTCCGAAGCAGCTGGAAGGGATTGGGGAAAAAAGTCAACTACACAAAAAGGCACAAAAAGGAAGATGAGTGTAAAGAAAGGTGTACAGACAACAGGAAGTGATCCTATTAACATATggaaaaagaaatcaattttctttgatttgccGTATTGGAAG aaattatgTTTGAGGCATAATTTGGACATCATGCGCATAGAGAAAAATGTTTGTGAAAGTATTGTTGGCACATTGCTACATATTAAAGGTAAATCAAAGGATGGACTTAATTGTCGTAAAGATTTAAAGGAATTGGGTATTCGGCATGATTTATGCATAACtgaagagaaaggaaaaaagaCGAAACTACCTCCAGCACTTCACAACTTCTCTAAAGCAGAGAAACATATTTTCTGTAAGAGGTTGTTCGATATGAAG GCCGAAATCAAGACTCCATGCAAGACCAATGTGGGACAGCCCTCTCCGGTGACTCCAAGGCCATCAGAGCAGCTTGGCGGAACTGAGGGCTTGCCGAGCTTCCGTTCTCCCAAAaag GTCGAAATCAAGTCTCCGTACCCGACCTTGGTGGGACAGCCCTCTCCGGTGACTCCAAGGCCATGA
- the LOC126609762 gene encoding uncharacterized protein LOC126609762 isoform X7, which yields MDKDWLTFSRPSTEYREGAQKFVQVAKEYGGNRDKIICPCIICQNQCFQLPAIVYEHLVINGIDPSYTTWVFHCEQEPILQQHDYANVTETYQMYRDVLAEDDGTGKANLLIGDENFKQKVEEAEAPLYEGCTKYTKLSATVVLYKIKASNGATDKLFDELLQALKDMFPEGNTLPNSMNSTKKLLKVFDLGFEKIDACVNDCCLFWKDFEQLETCPKCGSSRWQVGKRNNHIYKGVSAKVLRYFPIIPRFKRMFKDDDMAKDLTWHHTNKSQDGKMRHPVDSPAWESIDTRYPDFASDPRNLRLGLATDGFNPFRQLTSRYSCWPVILVTYNLPPWLAMSKENLMLTLIIPGKKQPGNDIDVYLQPLIEDLCVLWNEGVGVFDATTNSTFNLRAILMWTISDYPAYGNLAGCFTKGRFACVACGANTRSLRLPFSKKHVYTGNRRFLPPSHEFRKKGKWFDGNDDIGQKPRVLTGEEVLYASEAAGRDWGKKSTTQKGTKRKMSVKKGVQTTGSDPINIWKKKSIFFDLPYWKKLCLRHNLDIMRIEKNVCESIVGTLLHIKGKSKDGLNCRKDLKELGIRHDLCITEEKGKKTKLPPALHNFSKAEKHIFCKRLFDMKAEIKTPCKTNVGQPSPVTPRPSEQLGGTEGLPSFRSPKKAETYVGQHSPMTPRPSKPLAGTEGLSSFRYPKKVEIKSPYPTLVGQPSPVTPRP from the exons ATGGACAAAGATTGGCTAACATTTTCGAG ACCATCAACAGAATACAGAGAGGGTGCACAAAAGTTTGTACAAGTAGCTAAAGAATATGGAGGAAATCGAGATAAGATCATTTGCCCGTGTATAATATGTCAAAACCAATGTTTTCAACTACCTGCGATTGTGTATGAACACTTGGTTATAAATGGAATAGATCCTTCATATACTACTTGGGTGTTCCATTGTGAACAAGAACCTATTCTTCAACAACATGACTATGCCAACGTGACAGAAACATATCAGATGTATAGGGATGTCTTGGCTGAAGATGATGGAACTGGAAAAGCAAACTTGCTAATTGGAGAtgagaatttcaaacaaaaggtTGAAGAAGCTGAAGCTCCTTTATATGAAGGTTGTACGAAATACACAAAGTTGTCAGCAACTGTAGTTTTATACAAGATTAAAGCTTCAAATGGTGCAACCGACAAGCTTTTTGACGAGCTCCTCCAAGCCTTAAAGGACATGTTTCCGGAAGGTAATACACTTCCGAATTCAATGAATTCGACAAAGAAGTTACTTAAGGTGTTTGATTTAGGGTTCGAGAAAATAGATGCATGTGTAAATGATTGCTGCTTATTTTGGAAAGACTTTGAACAACTTGAGACGTGTCCAAAGTGTGGTTCTTCACGTTGGCAGGTTGGTAAACGTAATAATCACATTTACAAAGGAGTTTCTGCAAAGGTGTTGCGCTACTTTCCTATTATACCAAGATTTAAGCGAATGTTTAAGGATGATGACATGGCCAAAGACTTAACATGGCATCATACCAACAAAAGTCAGGATGGTAAGATGCGACATCCAGTTGATTCGCCAGCATGGGAGTCTATTGACACTAGATATCCTGATTTTGCCTCAGATCCACGAAACTTGAGACTTGGTTTAGCTACAGATGGATTTAACCCATTCCGCCAGCTAACCTCTAGATATAGTTGTTGGCCAGTTATATTAGTTACATACAATCTTCCTCCATGGTTAGCCATGTCGAAAGAGAATTTGATGTTGACGTTAATAATTCCTGGGAAGAAACAACCCGGAAATGATATTGATGTTTACTTGCAACCACTCATAGAAGATTTATGTGTGTTATGGAATGAAGGAGTGGGTGTATTTGATGCAACTACAAATTCTACTTTCAATTTGAGGGCTATTTTGATGTGGACAATCAGTGATTATCCCGCTTATGGTAACTTGGCTGGATGTTTTACAAAGGGCAGGTTTGCTTGTGTGGCATGTGGTGCTAACACGCGATCTTTGAGGTTGCCGTTTAGTAAGAAGCATGTATATACCGGCAATAGAAGATTTCTTCCACCTTCTCATGAGTTTCGCAAGAAGGGTAAATGGTTTGATGGGAATGATGATATTGGGCAAAAACCAAGGGTATTGACAGGTGAAGAAGTTTTATATGCTTCCGAAGCAGCTGGAAGGGATTGGGGAAAAAAGTCAACTACACAAAAAGGCACAAAAAGGAAGATGAGTGTAAAGAAAGGTGTACAGACAACAGGAAGTGATCCTATTAACATATggaaaaagaaatcaattttctttgatttgccGTATTGGAAG aaattatgTTTGAGGCATAATTTGGACATCATGCGCATAGAGAAAAATGTTTGTGAAAGTATTGTTGGCACATTGCTACATATTAAAGGTAAATCAAAGGATGGACTTAATTGTCGTAAAGATTTAAAGGAATTGGGTATTCGGCATGATTTATGCATAACtgaagagaaaggaaaaaagaCGAAACTACCTCCAGCACTTCACAACTTCTCTAAAGCAGAGAAACATATTTTCTGTAAGAGGTTGTTCGATATGAAG GCCGAAATCAAGACTCCATGCAAGACCAATGTGGGACAGCCCTCTCCGGTGACTCCAAGGCCATCAGAGCAGCTTGGCGGAACTGAGGGCTTGCCGAGCTTCCGTTCTCCCAAAaag GCCGAAACCTATGTGGGACAGCACTCTCCGATGACTCCAAGGCCATCAAAGCCGCTCGCCGGAACTGAGGGCTTGTCGAGCTTCCGTTATCCCAAAaag GTCGAAATCAAGTCTCCGTACCCGACCTTGGTGGGACAGCCCTCTCCGGTGACTCCAAGGCCATGA
- the LOC126609762 gene encoding uncharacterized protein LOC126609762 isoform X2: MDKDWLTFSRPSTEYREGAQKFVQVAKEYGGNRDKIICPCIICQNQCFQLPAIVYEHLVINGIDPSYTTWVFHCEQEPILQQHDYANVTETYQMYRDVLAEDDGTGKANLLIGDENFKQKVEEAEAPLYEGCTKYTKLSATVVLYKIKASNGATDKLFDELLQALKDMFPEGNTLPNSMNSTKKLLKVFDLGFEKIDACVNDCCLFWKDFEQLETCPKCGSSRWQVGKRNNHIYKGVSAKVLRYFPIIPRFKRMFKDDDMAKDLTWHHTNKSQDGKMRHPVDSPAWESIDTRYPDFASDPRNLRLGLATDGFNPFRQLTSRYSCWPVILVTYNLPPWLAMSKENLMLTLIIPGKKQPGNDIDVYLQPLIEDLCVLWNEGVGVFDATTNSTFNLRAILMWTISDYPAYGNLAGCFTKGRFACVACGANTRSLRLPFSKKHVYTGNRRFLPPSHEFRKKGKWFDGNDDIGQKPRVLTGEEVLYASEAAGRDWGKKSTTQKGTKRKMSVKKGVQTTGSDPINIWKKKSIFFDLPYWKKLCLRHNLDIMRIEKNVCESIVGTLLHIKGKSKDGLNCRKDLKELGIRHDLCITEEKGKKTKLPPALHNFSKAEKHIFCKRLFDMKAEIKTPCKTNVGQPSPVTPRPSEQLGGTEGLPSFRSPKKAETYVGQHSPVTPRPSEQLAGTEGLPSFRSPKKAETYVGQHSPVTPRPSEQLAGTEGLPSFRSPKKVEFKSPYPTFVGQPSPVTPRPS, translated from the exons ATGGACAAAGATTGGCTAACATTTTCGAG ACCATCAACAGAATACAGAGAGGGTGCACAAAAGTTTGTACAAGTAGCTAAAGAATATGGAGGAAATCGAGATAAGATCATTTGCCCGTGTATAATATGTCAAAACCAATGTTTTCAACTACCTGCGATTGTGTATGAACACTTGGTTATAAATGGAATAGATCCTTCATATACTACTTGGGTGTTCCATTGTGAACAAGAACCTATTCTTCAACAACATGACTATGCCAACGTGACAGAAACATATCAGATGTATAGGGATGTCTTGGCTGAAGATGATGGAACTGGAAAAGCAAACTTGCTAATTGGAGAtgagaatttcaaacaaaaggtTGAAGAAGCTGAAGCTCCTTTATATGAAGGTTGTACGAAATACACAAAGTTGTCAGCAACTGTAGTTTTATACAAGATTAAAGCTTCAAATGGTGCAACCGACAAGCTTTTTGACGAGCTCCTCCAAGCCTTAAAGGACATGTTTCCGGAAGGTAATACACTTCCGAATTCAATGAATTCGACAAAGAAGTTACTTAAGGTGTTTGATTTAGGGTTCGAGAAAATAGATGCATGTGTAAATGATTGCTGCTTATTTTGGAAAGACTTTGAACAACTTGAGACGTGTCCAAAGTGTGGTTCTTCACGTTGGCAGGTTGGTAAACGTAATAATCACATTTACAAAGGAGTTTCTGCAAAGGTGTTGCGCTACTTTCCTATTATACCAAGATTTAAGCGAATGTTTAAGGATGATGACATGGCCAAAGACTTAACATGGCATCATACCAACAAAAGTCAGGATGGTAAGATGCGACATCCAGTTGATTCGCCAGCATGGGAGTCTATTGACACTAGATATCCTGATTTTGCCTCAGATCCACGAAACTTGAGACTTGGTTTAGCTACAGATGGATTTAACCCATTCCGCCAGCTAACCTCTAGATATAGTTGTTGGCCAGTTATATTAGTTACATACAATCTTCCTCCATGGTTAGCCATGTCGAAAGAGAATTTGATGTTGACGTTAATAATTCCTGGGAAGAAACAACCCGGAAATGATATTGATGTTTACTTGCAACCACTCATAGAAGATTTATGTGTGTTATGGAATGAAGGAGTGGGTGTATTTGATGCAACTACAAATTCTACTTTCAATTTGAGGGCTATTTTGATGTGGACAATCAGTGATTATCCCGCTTATGGTAACTTGGCTGGATGTTTTACAAAGGGCAGGTTTGCTTGTGTGGCATGTGGTGCTAACACGCGATCTTTGAGGTTGCCGTTTAGTAAGAAGCATGTATATACCGGCAATAGAAGATTTCTTCCACCTTCTCATGAGTTTCGCAAGAAGGGTAAATGGTTTGATGGGAATGATGATATTGGGCAAAAACCAAGGGTATTGACAGGTGAAGAAGTTTTATATGCTTCCGAAGCAGCTGGAAGGGATTGGGGAAAAAAGTCAACTACACAAAAAGGCACAAAAAGGAAGATGAGTGTAAAGAAAGGTGTACAGACAACAGGAAGTGATCCTATTAACATATggaaaaagaaatcaattttctttgatttgccGTATTGGAAG aaattatgTTTGAGGCATAATTTGGACATCATGCGCATAGAGAAAAATGTTTGTGAAAGTATTGTTGGCACATTGCTACATATTAAAGGTAAATCAAAGGATGGACTTAATTGTCGTAAAGATTTAAAGGAATTGGGTATTCGGCATGATTTATGCATAACtgaagagaaaggaaaaaagaCGAAACTACCTCCAGCACTTCACAACTTCTCTAAAGCAGAGAAACATATTTTCTGTAAGAGGTTGTTCGATATGAAG GCCGAAATCAAGACTCCATGCAAGACCAATGTGGGACAGCCCTCTCCGGTGACTCCAAGGCCATCAGAGCAGCTTGGCGGAACTGAGGGCTTGCCGAGCTTCCGTTCTCCCAAAaag GCCGAAACCTATGTGGGACAGCACTCTCCGGTGACTCCAAGGCCATCAGAGCAGCTTGCCGGAACTGAGGGCTTGCCGAGCTTCCGTTCTCCCAAAAag GCCGAAACCTATGTGGGACAGCACTCTCCGGTGACTCCAAGGCCGTCAGAGCAGCTCGCCGGAACTGAGGGCTTGCCGAGCTTCCGTTCTCCCAAAaag GTCGAATTCAAGTCTCCGTACCCAACCTTTGTGGGACAGCCCTCTCCGGTTACTCCAAGGCCATCATAG
- the LOC126609762 gene encoding uncharacterized protein LOC126609762 isoform X3 — protein sequence MDKDWLTFSRPSTEYREGAQKFVQVAKEYGGNRDKIICPCIICQNQCFQLPAIVYEHLVINGIDPSYTTWVFHCEQEPILQQHDYANVTETYQMYRDVLAEDDGTGKANLLIGDENFKQKVEEAEAPLYEGCTKYTKLSATVVLYKIKASNGATDKLFDELLQALKDMFPEGNTLPNSMNSTKKLLKVFDLGFEKIDACVNDCCLFWKDFEQLETCPKCGSSRWQVGKRNNHIYKGVSAKVLRYFPIIPRFKRMFKDDDMAKDLTWHHTNKSQDGKMRHPVDSPAWESIDTRYPDFASDPRNLRLGLATDGFNPFRQLTSRYSCWPVILVTYNLPPWLAMSKENLMLTLIIPGKKQPGNDIDVYLQPLIEDLCVLWNEGVGVFDATTNSTFNLRAILMWTISDYPAYGNLAGCFTKGRFACVACGANTRSLRLPFSKKHVYTGNRRFLPPSHEFRKKGKWFDGNDDIGQKPRVLTGEEVLYASEAAGRDWGKKSTTQKGTKRKMSVKKGVQTTGSDPINIWKKKSIFFDLPYWKKLCLRHNLDIMRIEKNVCESIVGTLLHIKGKSKDGLNCRKDLKELGIRHDLCITEEKGKKTKLPPALHNFSKAEKHIFCKRLFDMKAEIKTPCKTNVGQPSPVTPRPSEQLGGTEGLPSFRSPKKAETYVGQHSPVTPRPSEQLAGTEGLPSFRSPKKAETYVGQHSPMTPRPSKPLAGTEGLSSFRYPKKVEIKSPYPTLVGQPSPVTPRP from the exons ATGGACAAAGATTGGCTAACATTTTCGAG ACCATCAACAGAATACAGAGAGGGTGCACAAAAGTTTGTACAAGTAGCTAAAGAATATGGAGGAAATCGAGATAAGATCATTTGCCCGTGTATAATATGTCAAAACCAATGTTTTCAACTACCTGCGATTGTGTATGAACACTTGGTTATAAATGGAATAGATCCTTCATATACTACTTGGGTGTTCCATTGTGAACAAGAACCTATTCTTCAACAACATGACTATGCCAACGTGACAGAAACATATCAGATGTATAGGGATGTCTTGGCTGAAGATGATGGAACTGGAAAAGCAAACTTGCTAATTGGAGAtgagaatttcaaacaaaaggtTGAAGAAGCTGAAGCTCCTTTATATGAAGGTTGTACGAAATACACAAAGTTGTCAGCAACTGTAGTTTTATACAAGATTAAAGCTTCAAATGGTGCAACCGACAAGCTTTTTGACGAGCTCCTCCAAGCCTTAAAGGACATGTTTCCGGAAGGTAATACACTTCCGAATTCAATGAATTCGACAAAGAAGTTACTTAAGGTGTTTGATTTAGGGTTCGAGAAAATAGATGCATGTGTAAATGATTGCTGCTTATTTTGGAAAGACTTTGAACAACTTGAGACGTGTCCAAAGTGTGGTTCTTCACGTTGGCAGGTTGGTAAACGTAATAATCACATTTACAAAGGAGTTTCTGCAAAGGTGTTGCGCTACTTTCCTATTATACCAAGATTTAAGCGAATGTTTAAGGATGATGACATGGCCAAAGACTTAACATGGCATCATACCAACAAAAGTCAGGATGGTAAGATGCGACATCCAGTTGATTCGCCAGCATGGGAGTCTATTGACACTAGATATCCTGATTTTGCCTCAGATCCACGAAACTTGAGACTTGGTTTAGCTACAGATGGATTTAACCCATTCCGCCAGCTAACCTCTAGATATAGTTGTTGGCCAGTTATATTAGTTACATACAATCTTCCTCCATGGTTAGCCATGTCGAAAGAGAATTTGATGTTGACGTTAATAATTCCTGGGAAGAAACAACCCGGAAATGATATTGATGTTTACTTGCAACCACTCATAGAAGATTTATGTGTGTTATGGAATGAAGGAGTGGGTGTATTTGATGCAACTACAAATTCTACTTTCAATTTGAGGGCTATTTTGATGTGGACAATCAGTGATTATCCCGCTTATGGTAACTTGGCTGGATGTTTTACAAAGGGCAGGTTTGCTTGTGTGGCATGTGGTGCTAACACGCGATCTTTGAGGTTGCCGTTTAGTAAGAAGCATGTATATACCGGCAATAGAAGATTTCTTCCACCTTCTCATGAGTTTCGCAAGAAGGGTAAATGGTTTGATGGGAATGATGATATTGGGCAAAAACCAAGGGTATTGACAGGTGAAGAAGTTTTATATGCTTCCGAAGCAGCTGGAAGGGATTGGGGAAAAAAGTCAACTACACAAAAAGGCACAAAAAGGAAGATGAGTGTAAAGAAAGGTGTACAGACAACAGGAAGTGATCCTATTAACATATggaaaaagaaatcaattttctttgatttgccGTATTGGAAG aaattatgTTTGAGGCATAATTTGGACATCATGCGCATAGAGAAAAATGTTTGTGAAAGTATTGTTGGCACATTGCTACATATTAAAGGTAAATCAAAGGATGGACTTAATTGTCGTAAAGATTTAAAGGAATTGGGTATTCGGCATGATTTATGCATAACtgaagagaaaggaaaaaagaCGAAACTACCTCCAGCACTTCACAACTTCTCTAAAGCAGAGAAACATATTTTCTGTAAGAGGTTGTTCGATATGAAG GCCGAAATCAAGACTCCATGCAAGACCAATGTGGGACAGCCCTCTCCGGTGACTCCAAGGCCATCAGAGCAGCTTGGCGGAACTGAGGGCTTGCCGAGCTTCCGTTCTCCCAAAaag GCCGAAACCTATGTGGGACAGCACTCTCCGGTGACTCCAAGGCCATCAGAGCAGCTTGCCGGAACTGAGGGCTTGCCGAGCTTCCGTTCTCCCAAAAag GCCGAAACCTATGTGGGACAGCACTCTCCGATGACTCCAAGGCCATCAAAGCCGCTCGCCGGAACTGAGGGCTTGTCGAGCTTCCGTTATCCCAAAaag GTCGAAATCAAGTCTCCGTACCCGACCTTGGTGGGACAGCCCTCTCCGGTGACTCCAAGGCCATGA
- the LOC126609762 gene encoding uncharacterized protein LOC126609762 isoform X6 yields the protein MDKDWLTFSRPSTEYREGAQKFVQVAKEYGGNRDKIICPCIICQNQCFQLPAIVYEHLVINGIDPSYTTWVFHCEQEPILQQHDYANVTETYQMYRDVLAEDDGTGKANLLIGDENFKQKVEEAEAPLYEGCTKYTKLSATVVLYKIKASNGATDKLFDELLQALKDMFPEGNTLPNSMNSTKKLLKVFDLGFEKIDACVNDCCLFWKDFEQLETCPKCGSSRWQVGKRNNHIYKGVSAKVLRYFPIIPRFKRMFKDDDMAKDLTWHHTNKSQDGKMRHPVDSPAWESIDTRYPDFASDPRNLRLGLATDGFNPFRQLTSRYSCWPVILVTYNLPPWLAMSKENLMLTLIIPGKKQPGNDIDVYLQPLIEDLCVLWNEGVGVFDATTNSTFNLRAILMWTISDYPAYGNLAGCFTKGRFACVACGANTRSLRLPFSKKHVYTGNRRFLPPSHEFRKKGKWFDGNDDIGQKPRVLTGEEVLYASEAAGRDWGKKSTTQKGTKRKMSVKKGVQTTGSDPINIWKKKSIFFDLPYWKKLCLRHNLDIMRIEKNVCESIVGTLLHIKGKSKDGLNCRKDLKELGIRHDLCITEEKGKKTKLPPALHNFSKAEKHIFCKRLFDMKAEIKTPCKTNVGQPSPVTPRPSEQLGGTEGLPSFRSPKKAETYVGQHSPVTPRPSEQLAGTEGLPSFRSPKKVEFKSPYPTFVGQPSPVTPRPS from the exons ATGGACAAAGATTGGCTAACATTTTCGAG ACCATCAACAGAATACAGAGAGGGTGCACAAAAGTTTGTACAAGTAGCTAAAGAATATGGAGGAAATCGAGATAAGATCATTTGCCCGTGTATAATATGTCAAAACCAATGTTTTCAACTACCTGCGATTGTGTATGAACACTTGGTTATAAATGGAATAGATCCTTCATATACTACTTGGGTGTTCCATTGTGAACAAGAACCTATTCTTCAACAACATGACTATGCCAACGTGACAGAAACATATCAGATGTATAGGGATGTCTTGGCTGAAGATGATGGAACTGGAAAAGCAAACTTGCTAATTGGAGAtgagaatttcaaacaaaaggtTGAAGAAGCTGAAGCTCCTTTATATGAAGGTTGTACGAAATACACAAAGTTGTCAGCAACTGTAGTTTTATACAAGATTAAAGCTTCAAATGGTGCAACCGACAAGCTTTTTGACGAGCTCCTCCAAGCCTTAAAGGACATGTTTCCGGAAGGTAATACACTTCCGAATTCAATGAATTCGACAAAGAAGTTACTTAAGGTGTTTGATTTAGGGTTCGAGAAAATAGATGCATGTGTAAATGATTGCTGCTTATTTTGGAAAGACTTTGAACAACTTGAGACGTGTCCAAAGTGTGGTTCTTCACGTTGGCAGGTTGGTAAACGTAATAATCACATTTACAAAGGAGTTTCTGCAAAGGTGTTGCGCTACTTTCCTATTATACCAAGATTTAAGCGAATGTTTAAGGATGATGACATGGCCAAAGACTTAACATGGCATCATACCAACAAAAGTCAGGATGGTAAGATGCGACATCCAGTTGATTCGCCAGCATGGGAGTCTATTGACACTAGATATCCTGATTTTGCCTCAGATCCACGAAACTTGAGACTTGGTTTAGCTACAGATGGATTTAACCCATTCCGCCAGCTAACCTCTAGATATAGTTGTTGGCCAGTTATATTAGTTACATACAATCTTCCTCCATGGTTAGCCATGTCGAAAGAGAATTTGATGTTGACGTTAATAATTCCTGGGAAGAAACAACCCGGAAATGATATTGATGTTTACTTGCAACCACTCATAGAAGATTTATGTGTGTTATGGAATGAAGGAGTGGGTGTATTTGATGCAACTACAAATTCTACTTTCAATTTGAGGGCTATTTTGATGTGGACAATCAGTGATTATCCCGCTTATGGTAACTTGGCTGGATGTTTTACAAAGGGCAGGTTTGCTTGTGTGGCATGTGGTGCTAACACGCGATCTTTGAGGTTGCCGTTTAGTAAGAAGCATGTATATACCGGCAATAGAAGATTTCTTCCACCTTCTCATGAGTTTCGCAAGAAGGGTAAATGGTTTGATGGGAATGATGATATTGGGCAAAAACCAAGGGTATTGACAGGTGAAGAAGTTTTATATGCTTCCGAAGCAGCTGGAAGGGATTGGGGAAAAAAGTCAACTACACAAAAAGGCACAAAAAGGAAGATGAGTGTAAAGAAAGGTGTACAGACAACAGGAAGTGATCCTATTAACATATggaaaaagaaatcaattttctttgatttgccGTATTGGAAG aaattatgTTTGAGGCATAATTTGGACATCATGCGCATAGAGAAAAATGTTTGTGAAAGTATTGTTGGCACATTGCTACATATTAAAGGTAAATCAAAGGATGGACTTAATTGTCGTAAAGATTTAAAGGAATTGGGTATTCGGCATGATTTATGCATAACtgaagagaaaggaaaaaagaCGAAACTACCTCCAGCACTTCACAACTTCTCTAAAGCAGAGAAACATATTTTCTGTAAGAGGTTGTTCGATATGAAG GCCGAAATCAAGACTCCATGCAAGACCAATGTGGGACAGCCCTCTCCGGTGACTCCAAGGCCATCAGAGCAGCTTGGCGGAACTGAGGGCTTGCCGAGCTTCCGTTCTCCCAAAaag GCCGAAACCTATGTGGGACAGCACTCTCCGGTGACTCCAAGGCCATCAGAGCAGCTTGCCGGAACTGAGGGCTTGCCGAGCTTCCGTTCTCCCAAAAag GTCGAATTCAAGTCTCCGTACCCAACCTTTGTGGGACAGCCCTCTCCGGTTACTCCAAGGCCATCATAG